In the genome of Pempheris klunzingeri isolate RE-2024b chromosome 11, fPemKlu1.hap1, whole genome shotgun sequence, one region contains:
- the eif2d gene encoding eukaryotic translation initiation factor 2D isoform X2, with protein sequence MFARQFRVRSNTAIKGSDRRKLKADISTAFPSLSADELSELVPNKEELNVVKIYTHKGDAVTLFVLHKNPLFFELEKRLYPTVYVLWRYPALLPTFRTWPPVLQKLIGGADLMLPGVVVPSSGLPDLKQGDCCAVLLVNNRAPVAVGTAAVSSAEMRSLGMKGRGVCVLHTYMDSLWSFGDKSGPPSLLDAESEGQEVIGEQYEVDEEENEGVEKCFEEVQQSPSGTVTEQACAAVDELNLAERQDEKGDKCNEDEEVNQDDQKMPQEIMDALLLQCFLHALKSKVKKSELPLLTSTFLRNHMFSCCPSGKQLDIKKSSYKKLSKFLQTMQKQHNLVQVKELTKGVESIVEVDWKNPELRSFHVPEDTDAEAALAQDGEEGETPYHPPEIKTLYSVSARLEPLFLDANKRKGTMLEPAEVRNIVTEYVKRNELVDNNNKNYVTINPTLCDCLLEKSEYQEVESLKWDDLFSRTLGRMQECYQVVFPGQAPIKKKGHIEPIDISVASRGSNKKGFETAT encoded by the exons ATGTTTGCCAGACAGTTTCGGGTCAGATCCAACACGGCAATCAAAGGATCAGACAG GAGAAAGCTCAAAGCTGACATATCCACAGCCTTCCCTTCACTGTCAGCTGATGAGCTGTCTGAGCTGGTCCCCAACAAAGAAGAATTAAATGTAGTGAAGATTTATACACATAAGGGTGATGCTGTGACACTTTTTGTTCTTCACAAAAATCCACTGTTCTTTGAACTGGAGAAAAGGCTTTATCCTACAG TGTATGTGCTTTGGCGTTACCCTGCTCTCCTGCCAACATTCAGGACATGGCCCCCTGTGCTTCAGAAGTTGATCGGAGGGGCAG ATCTCATGCTGCCAGGTGTGGTGGTGCCTTCAAGTGGTCTCCCAGATTTAAAACAGGGCGACTGCTGTGCTGTCTTGTTAGTGAATAACAG AGCTCCTGTTGCAGTTGGCACTGCTGCAGTGTCCAGTGCAGAGATGCGCAGTTTGGGTATGAAagggagaggagtgtgtgttctcCACACGTACATGGATAGTCTCTG GTCGTTTGGGGACAAGTCAGGTCCTCCTTCTTTACTGGATGCAGAGAGTGAAGGGCAAGAGGTGATTGGGGAGCAATACGAGGTCGACGAGGAAGAGAATGAAGGGGTTGAAAAGTGTTTtgaggaggtgcagcagagTCCCAGTGGAACGGTCACAGAACAAGCCTGTGCCGCTGTTGACGAGCTCAATCTGGCTGAGCGGCAGGATGAGAAGGGTGATAAATGCAATGAGGATGAAGAGGTCAACCAGGATGACCAGAAAATGCCGCAAG AGATAATGGatgccctgctgctgcagtgttttctccaTGCTCTCAAGAGCAAGGTGAAGAAGTCAGAGCTCCCTCTGCTGACTAGTACATTTCTCCGCAACCACATGTTCTCCTGCTG CCCAAGCGGGAAGCAACTTGATATCAAGAAATCCAGCTATAAAAAG cTGTCCAAGTTTCTACAGACGATGCAGAAGCAACATAATCTTGTGCAAGTGAAAGAACTGACCAAGGGTGTGGAAAGCATTGTGGAGGTGGACTGGAAAAATCCAGA GCTGCGCTCCTTTCACGTTCCCGAAGACACAGATGCTGAAGCGGCCCTGGcgcaggatggagaggaaggagaaactCCATACCATCCTCCTGAGATCAAAACTCTTTACTCTGTGTCAGCTCGGCTGGAGCCTCTCTTTCTGGATGCAAacaagag GAAAGGAACAATGCTGGAGCCTGCTGAAGTGAGAAATATTGTCACAGAGTATGTCAAGAGGAATGAACTGGTggataataataacaagaa TTATGTGACCATAAACCCAACTCTGTGTGACTGCCTGCTGGAGAAATCAGAGTACCAGGAGGTTGAGTCTCTCAAGTGGGATGAcctctttagcag GACGTTGGGAAGGATGCAGGAGTGCTATCAAGTTGTATTCCCTGGACAAGCACCCATAAAAAAGAAAGGTCACATTGAGCCCATAGACATCTCTGTGGCTTCTCGAGGCTCCAACAAGAAG
- the mapkapk2b gene encoding MAP kinase-activated protein kinase 2b yields the protein MGINGRVLEIFHKESEEKFALKMLQDCPEARREVELHWRVSPCSHIVPIIDVYENLYQGKKCLLIVMECMDGGELFSHIQDRGDHAFTEREASDIMKSIGEAIHFLHSINIAHRDIKPENLLYNSRRPDALLKLTDFGFAKEITTLNSLATPCFTPYYVAPEVLGPEKYDRSCDMWSLGVIMYILLCGYPPFFSHHGLAISPGMKRRIRNGQYEFPNSEWSDVSGEAKQLICHLLKTEPSQRMSITEFIKHPWINQSAAVPLTPLHTSRVLQEEQDVWEKVKEEMTNALQTMRVDYDQIKIKTIEDSINPLLLKRRKKTKNSHNTTQPPG from the exons ATGGGGATAAATGGCAGAGTGCTGGAGATATTCCACAAAGAGAGTGAGGAAAAGTTTGCGCTGAAG ATGCTGCAGGATTGTCCAGAAGCCAGACGGGAGGTAGAGCTCCACTGGAGAGTATCACCTTGTTCCCACATTGTGCCCATCATAGATGTTTATGAGAATCTCTACCAGGGCAAGAAGTGTCTCCTCATCGTGATGGAGTG catGGATGGAGGTGAATTATTCAGCCACATCCAAGACAGAGGGGATCATGCATTTACAGAAAGAG AGGCCTCTGACATCATGAAAAGTATTGGAGAAGCAATACATTTCTTGCACTCCATCAACATTGCTCACAGAGACATCAAG CCAGAGAACCTGCTGTATAACTCCAGAAGGCCAGATGCCCTCCTCAAGCTGACGGATTTTGGGTTTGCCAAAGAAATCACCACGTTAAACTCTTTAGCAACACCTTGTTTTACTCCCTACTATGTCG CTCCAGAAGTTCTTGGTCCAGAGAAGTATGACAGATCCTGTGACATGTGGTCTCTGGGTGTCATTATGTACATCCT ACTTTGTGGATATCCTCCCTTTTTCTCACACCATGGTCTGGCAATATCACCAGGAATGAAAAGACGGATCCGTAATGGACAATATGAGTTCCCCAACTCAGAGTGGTCTGATGTGTCAGGGGAAG CTAAACAGCTGATCTGCCACTTACTGAAAACAGAGCCCAGTCAGAGAATGAGCATCACTGAGTTCATAAAACATCCCTGGATTAAT CAGTCAGCCGCGGTCCCGCTAACTCCTCTTCACACCAGCCGCGTGCTGCAAGAGGAACAAGATGTCTGGGAGAAGGTTAAG GAGGAAATGACAAATGCCCTGCAAACGATGAGAGTGGACTATGATCAAATTAAGATCAAAACTATTGAAGACTCAATTAATCCTCTACTCttgaagagaagaaagaaaacgaAAAACTCACACAACACCACACAACCTCCAGGCTAG